The proteins below are encoded in one region of uncultured Eubacteriales bacterium:
- a CDS encoding conserved membrane hypothetical protein (Evidence 4 : Homologs of previously reported genes of unknown function) codes for MRELLTLPWIGALSLLAFFLMGYDKGRAKAGGRRVPERTLLLVAALGGAPGALLGMYLFRHKTRHPRFQYGLPLLLLAQAGLVFWFK; via the coding sequence ATGAGGGAGCTTTTGACCCTGCCATGGATCGGAGCCCTCAGCCTGCTGGCCTTTTTCCTCATGGGGTACGACAAGGGCCGGGCCAAGGCGGGCGGACGAAGAGTGCCGGAGCGGACGCTACTCCTGGTCGCCGCGCTGGGCGGCGCACCCGGCGCTTTACTCGGGATGTACCTCTTCCGCCATAAGACCCGTCACCCGCGCTTTCAGTACGGGCTGCCCCTGCTGCTGCTGGCCCAGGCAGGACTAGTCTTCTGGTTTAAATAG
- a CDS encoding conserved exported hypothetical protein (Evidence 4 : Homologs of previously reported genes of unknown function): MSIKKRLPALLCSLALTASLAAPALAYTDVAEGAWYREDIQAVTDQGLMTGVTADRFDPEGTVTRATVITVLWRLEGSPDVTVASLFSDIPERSWAYTAAAWAKAVGVAAGYSDGTFGPGDSVTREQLAVFLYRYAVYKGQPVAQGVVDLYDDASYIHSWALTGMKHALGAGLMTGNGKSLSPLGLASRAQLATVLVNLLSPAQG; the protein is encoded by the coding sequence ATGAGTATTAAAAAACGTCTGCCCGCTTTGCTCTGCTCGCTCGCTTTGACCGCCTCCCTGGCGGCCCCCGCCCTCGCTTATACCGATGTGGCTGAGGGCGCCTGGTACCGCGAGGACATCCAGGCCGTTACCGACCAAGGCCTGATGACCGGCGTCACCGCCGACCGCTTTGACCCCGAGGGCACCGTCACCCGTGCCACCGTCATCACCGTCCTTTGGCGGCTGGAGGGTTCCCCCGATGTGACGGTAGCGTCGCTCTTCTCCGACATTCCGGAGCGCAGTTGGGCCTATACTGCTGCGGCTTGGGCCAAGGCAGTGGGCGTAGCCGCCGGGTACAGCGACGGCACCTTCGGTCCCGGGGACAGCGTCACGCGGGAGCAGCTGGCCGTCTTTCTCTACCGCTACGCCGTCTATAAGGGCCAGCCCGTCGCCCAGGGCGTGGTAGACCTCTATGACGATGCCTCTTACATCCACTCCTGGGCCCTCACCGGCATGAAACACGCTCTAGGTGCGGGCCTCATGACGGGGAACGGCAAGAGTCTCTCCCCTCTGGGCCTTGCCAGCCGCGCCCAGCTCGCCACCGTCCTGGTAAACCTTCTCTCCCCCGCGCAGGGCTGA
- the fabG gene encoding 3-oxoacyl-(acyl-carrier-protein) reductase FabG, whose product MDRRTVLITGASGGIGAAAAERFAAAGYSVAVHYHKNKAAAQTLVDKLIAAGHEAVAVEADLRDGGQAKEMVDNVLEKFCQLDILICNAGVSWQGLLSDMTDAEWREIFAVNVDGVFHTCRAAIPYFVRRKAGKIITVSSMWGQVGASCEAAYSATKAAVIGLTKALAKELGPSGVAVNCVAPGLIATEMNAHLSQETLEILREETPLERIGTAADVAESLLFLASPGGNFLTGQVIAPNGGLVI is encoded by the coding sequence ATGGATCGGAGGACTGTGCTCATTACCGGCGCATCCGGCGGCATCGGTGCGGCGGCGGCGGAGCGCTTTGCGGCGGCTGGGTACTCCGTCGCCGTCCACTACCACAAAAACAAGGCGGCGGCCCAGACGCTGGTGGATAAGCTCATCGCCGCAGGACATGAGGCCGTCGCGGTGGAAGCCGACCTGAGAGACGGCGGACAGGCCAAAGAGATGGTTGACAATGTGTTGGAGAAATTTTGTCAACTTGACATTTTGATATGCAATGCCGGAGTGTCCTGGCAGGGTTTATTAAGCGACATGACGGACGCCGAGTGGCGTGAGATTTTCGCCGTCAACGTAGACGGGGTATTCCACACATGCAGGGCTGCAATCCCTTATTTTGTCCGTCGAAAGGCGGGAAAAATTATCACCGTATCCTCTATGTGGGGGCAGGTTGGGGCTTCCTGCGAAGCCGCCTATTCTGCAACCAAAGCCGCTGTGATCGGCCTGACCAAGGCCCTTGCAAAAGAGTTGGGGCCCTCGGGTGTGGCAGTAAACTGTGTGGCCCCCGGCCTTATCGCCACCGAGATGAACGCTCACCTGAGCCAGGAAACCCTTGAGATTCTAAGAGAAGAAACCCCGCTGGAGCGCATCGGCACGGCGGCAGATGTGGCTGAGAGCCTTCTCTTTCTGGCCTCTCCGGGCGGGAATTTTCTCACCGGGCAGGTAATCGCCCCCAACGGGGGACTGGTGATTTAA
- a CDS encoding conserved exported hypothetical protein (Evidence 4 : Homologs of previously reported genes of unknown function): MKKRILALAMAGALTLGLLAGCSGGDSGSATPSASSGSGSTTAAFKIGGTGPLTGGAAIYGNAAKNGATIAVEEINAAGGDIQFELKYEDDTHDAEKAVNAYNALKTWGMQISLGSVTSKPCEATAAETFNDRIFALTPSASSSAVLEGKDNMFQMCFADPNQGSASAQYIKDKGLATKVAVIYKNDDVYSTGIYETFKTKAAELGLEIVSATTFADGNDTDFKVQLTDAKNKGAELIFLPMYYTPASLIFSQAKDMGYSPKYFGVDGMDGILTLEGFDTSLAEGVILLTPFNADSEDEATKSFVAKYQEKYGEIPNQFAADAYDCVYAYKAALEKAGATPDMDAATLCEKLIPVFTSMSFDGLTGEGMTWDTTGAVSKSPKGMVIENGGYVGMD, encoded by the coding sequence ATGAAGAAACGCATTCTTGCTCTTGCAATGGCCGGTGCCCTCACTCTGGGCCTGCTCGCCGGCTGCTCTGGCGGTGACAGCGGCTCCGCTACTCCCAGCGCCAGCTCCGGCTCCGGCTCTACCACCGCCGCCTTTAAAATCGGCGGAACCGGCCCCCTGACCGGCGGCGCGGCCATCTACGGCAACGCGGCCAAGAACGGCGCCACCATTGCTGTGGAGGAGATCAACGCCGCCGGCGGTGACATCCAGTTCGAGCTCAAATACGAGGACGACACCCACGATGCCGAAAAGGCCGTCAACGCCTACAACGCCCTGAAGACCTGGGGCATGCAGATCTCCCTGGGCTCGGTCACCTCCAAGCCCTGCGAGGCCACGGCCGCCGAGACCTTCAACGACCGCATCTTCGCCCTGACTCCCTCCGCCTCCTCCTCCGCCGTGCTGGAGGGCAAGGACAACATGTTCCAGATGTGTTTCGCGGACCCCAACCAGGGCTCTGCCTCGGCGCAGTACATCAAGGATAAGGGTCTCGCCACCAAGGTGGCCGTCATCTACAAGAACGATGACGTTTACTCCACCGGCATCTACGAGACCTTCAAGACCAAGGCCGCAGAGCTGGGGCTGGAGATCGTCTCCGCAACCACTTTCGCCGATGGCAATGACACCGACTTCAAGGTACAGCTCACCGACGCGAAGAATAAGGGCGCGGAGCTTATTTTCCTGCCCATGTACTACACACCCGCCTCTCTCATCTTCTCCCAGGCCAAGGACATGGGCTATTCCCCCAAGTACTTCGGCGTGGACGGCATGGATGGCATCCTGACGCTGGAGGGTTTTGATACCTCCCTGGCCGAGGGCGTCATCCTGCTGACCCCCTTTAACGCCGACTCTGAAGACGAGGCCACCAAGAGCTTTGTCGCCAAGTACCAGGAGAAATACGGCGAAATCCCCAACCAGTTCGCCGCCGACGCCTACGACTGCGTTTACGCCTACAAGGCGGCTTTGGAGAAGGCGGGAGCTACCCCCGACATGGATGCCGCCACCCTCTGCGAGAAGCTGATCCCCGTCTTCACCTCCATGTCCTTCGATGGTCTCACCGGCGAGGGCATGACCTGGGACACCACCGGCGCCGTCAGCAAGAGCCCCAAGGGCATGGTCATCGAAAACGGCGGATACGTCGGCATGGACTAA
- the livH gene encoding leucine/isoleucine/valine transporter subunit; membrane component of ABC superfamily (Evidence 2a : Function of homologous gene experimentally demonstrated in an other organism; PubMedId : 14702302, 2195019, 3009409; Product type t : transporter), producing MLTLLNYIINGVSQGSVYAIIALGYTMVYGIAKMLNFAHGDVIMVGAYVCFFAVASFQLPAVVGVVLAMLICTALGVVIERLAYKPLRQASSLAVLITAIGMSYFLQNMAMLLWKSNPKVFPSLFPGKLEILGDDLAISYTTIVTIGACVVIMIALTLFTNKTKMGKAMRAVSEDKGAAQLMGINVNTTISMTFAIGSALAAVAGVLLCSSYAILQPTTGSMPGIKAFTAAVFGGIGSIPGAMLGGILLGVIETFAKGYISTQLSDAIVFAVLIIVLLVKPTGLLGKKISEKV from the coding sequence TTGCTGACTCTATTAAACTACATCATCAACGGCGTCAGCCAGGGCAGCGTCTACGCCATTATCGCCCTGGGCTACACCATGGTGTACGGCATCGCCAAGATGCTGAACTTTGCCCACGGCGACGTGATCATGGTGGGCGCGTATGTCTGTTTCTTCGCGGTGGCCTCCTTCCAGCTCCCTGCCGTGGTGGGCGTGGTGCTGGCCATGCTGATATGCACTGCCCTGGGCGTAGTCATTGAGCGGCTGGCCTACAAGCCCCTGCGCCAGGCCAGCTCCCTGGCCGTGCTCATCACGGCCATTGGCATGAGCTATTTCCTCCAAAATATGGCCATGCTTCTATGGAAGTCCAATCCTAAGGTATTCCCCTCCCTTTTCCCCGGCAAACTGGAGATTCTCGGGGACGACCTGGCCATCTCCTATACCACCATCGTCACCATCGGCGCCTGCGTGGTCATCATGATCGCTCTTACCCTCTTCACCAATAAGACCAAGATGGGCAAGGCCATGCGCGCCGTGTCCGAGGACAAGGGCGCGGCTCAACTCATGGGCATTAACGTGAACACCACCATCTCCATGACCTTTGCCATCGGCTCTGCCCTGGCCGCCGTCGCTGGGGTGCTGCTGTGTTCCTCCTACGCGATTTTGCAGCCCACCACCGGCTCCATGCCTGGTATCAAAGCCTTCACCGCCGCCGTCTTCGGCGGCATCGGCTCCATTCCCGGGGCCATGCTGGGCGGCATCCTCCTGGGTGTCATCGAGACCTTCGCCAAGGGCTACATCTCCACCCAGCTCTCTGACGCCATCGTGTTCGCCGTGCTGATCATCGTCCTGCTGGTGAAACCCACCGGTCTTCTGGGCAAGAAGATCAGCGAGAAAGTGTAG
- a CDS encoding Branched-chain amino acid ABC transporter, permease protein yields the protein MKRLSKNTRKNTFTYGLVITAFVVLQLLGSDLFAKGGLLSASLRGQLVPICAYVVMALSLNLTVGVLGELSLGHAGFMSVGAFAGVVTAMSLQDAIPSAPLRLAIAMVVGAVCAGIAGLLVGIPVLRLNGDYLAIVTLAFGEIIKSIINNLYLGQTANGGLRFGMLLDDPSGLNLGEGGRMLIKGPMGIGSIPKISTFVAGFVLILVTLFIILNLVNSRSGRAIMALRDNRIAAESVGLNVTKYKLMAFVTSAALAGAAGTLFGNGMTTFTASKFDFNTSILILVFVVLGGLGNMWGSIIAAAALTVLPEMLRQFSDFRMLVYAVVLILVMILTNNPFFQGLWARVKRKLRRKPASGKEGGNHA from the coding sequence ATGAAACGGCTGAGTAAAAACACGCGGAAGAACACCTTCACCTACGGTCTCGTTATCACAGCCTTCGTTGTCCTTCAGTTATTGGGGAGCGACCTCTTTGCCAAGGGCGGGCTTCTCTCCGCCTCCCTTCGGGGGCAGCTCGTTCCCATCTGCGCCTACGTTGTCATGGCTCTATCCCTGAACCTGACGGTAGGTGTGCTGGGCGAACTCTCTTTAGGCCACGCGGGTTTTATGAGCGTGGGTGCTTTCGCAGGCGTGGTTACGGCCATGAGCCTCCAGGATGCCATCCCGTCGGCGCCGCTCCGCCTCGCCATTGCCATGGTGGTGGGGGCTGTCTGCGCGGGCATCGCGGGACTACTGGTGGGTATCCCCGTGCTGCGCCTCAACGGCGACTATCTAGCCATTGTCACCCTGGCCTTCGGCGAGATCATCAAGAGCATTATCAACAACCTCTACCTGGGTCAGACCGCCAATGGAGGCCTTCGTTTCGGCATGCTGCTGGACGATCCCTCCGGCCTGAACCTGGGCGAGGGGGGCAGGATGCTGATTAAGGGGCCCATGGGCATCGGAAGTATCCCGAAGATATCTACCTTTGTGGCAGGCTTTGTCCTCATCCTGGTGACTCTGTTCATCATACTCAACTTGGTGAACAGCCGCTCCGGCAGAGCCATCATGGCCCTGCGGGATAACCGCATCGCCGCCGAGAGCGTGGGGCTGAACGTCACCAAGTACAAGCTCATGGCCTTCGTCACCTCTGCCGCCCTGGCGGGCGCTGCAGGTACCCTGTTCGGCAATGGCATGACCACTTTCACCGCCAGCAAGTTTGACTTCAACACCTCCATCCTCATCCTGGTCTTTGTGGTGCTGGGGGGGCTGGGCAATATGTGGGGCTCCATCATCGCCGCCGCCGCCCTCACCGTGCTGCCCGAGATGCTGCGCCAGTTCTCCGACTTCCGGATGCTGGTGTACGCCGTGGTGCTAATCCTGGTGATGATTCTCACCAACAACCCCTTCTTCCAGGGTCTGTGGGCCAGAGTGAAGAGGAAGCTCCGCCGCAAGCCGGCAAGCGGAAAGGAGGGCGGGAACCATGCCTAA
- the livG gene encoding leucine/isoleucine/valine transporter subunit; ATP-binding component of ABC superfamily (Evidence 2a : Function of homologous gene experimentally demonstrated in an other organism; PubMedId : 14702302, 2195019; Product type t : transporter) — protein sequence MPKPPKPTTKLVPVPSTNKIPERDIDKSPILECRHLGIDFGGLTAVNEFDMAIGRTEIAGLIGPNGAGKTTVFNLLTKVYQPTRGTILLDGKDTHGMNTAQVNKLGIARTFQNIRLFNNLSVEDNVKLGLHNHINYGMFQGIFRMPGYWKEEKIAHERAMELLSIFDMQGLASAKAGSLPYGAQRRLEIVRALGTNPSLLLLDEPAAGMNPSETAELMENIVKIRDTFSIAILLIEHDMSLVMGICEGICVLNFGQIIAKGTADEITNDPVVIEAYLGSGKKEG from the coding sequence ATGCCTAAACCGCCGAAACCCACTACAAAGCTGGTCCCTGTGCCCAGCACCAATAAAATCCCGGAGCGGGACATAGACAAGAGCCCCATTTTGGAGTGCCGCCATCTGGGCATCGATTTCGGCGGACTCACCGCCGTCAACGAGTTCGACATGGCCATTGGCCGCACCGAGATCGCAGGGCTGATCGGCCCCAACGGCGCAGGGAAGACCACGGTCTTCAACCTGCTCACCAAAGTATACCAGCCCACCCGTGGCACCATCCTGCTGGATGGGAAGGACACCCACGGTATGAACACCGCTCAGGTGAACAAGCTGGGTATCGCACGGACGTTCCAGAATATCCGCCTCTTCAACAACCTGAGCGTGGAGGACAACGTGAAGCTGGGCCTCCACAACCACATCAATTATGGCATGTTCCAGGGCATTTTCCGTATGCCGGGGTACTGGAAGGAGGAGAAAATCGCCCATGAGCGGGCGATGGAGCTCCTATCCATTTTCGACATGCAGGGACTTGCCAGCGCCAAGGCGGGGAGCCTCCCCTACGGGGCACAGCGGCGGCTGGAGATCGTCCGGGCACTGGGCACCAACCCATCCCTTCTCCTGCTCGACGAGCCGGCGGCGGGCATGAACCCCTCTGAGACGGCGGAGCTGATGGAGAACATCGTCAAGATCAGGGACACTTTCTCCATCGCCATTTTGCTTATTGAGCACGACATGAGCCTGGTCATGGGCATCTGCGAGGGTATCTGCGTGCTCAACTTCGGGCAGATCATCGCCAAGGGCACCGCCGATGAGATCACCAACGACCCAGTGGTCATCGAGGCCTACCTGGGCTCTGGGAAAAAGGAGGGATGA
- the livF gene encoding leucine/isoleucine/valine transporter subunit; ATP-binding component of ABC superfamily (Evidence 2a : Function of homologous gene experimentally demonstrated in an other organism; PubMedId : 14702302, 2195019; Product type t : transporter): protein MLLNVEDINVYYGAIHAVKGVSFEVNEGEVVTLIGANGAGKSTILKTVSGLLRSRTGSITFQGQNLAAVPAHKMVYQGMAHVPEGRRIFLQMTVEENLEMGGFSRAGSEIDSGLEKVYAQFPRLKERRKQVAGTLSGGEQQMLAMGRALMSSPKLLMLDEPSMGLAPILVEQIFDIIQELHLNGVTILLVEQNAQMALSVADRGYVLETGRIKKSGPGRALLADEDVKKAYLGG from the coding sequence ATGCTGCTGAATGTAGAGGATATCAACGTCTATTACGGCGCGATCCATGCCGTCAAGGGCGTTTCCTTCGAGGTGAACGAGGGAGAGGTGGTCACCCTCATCGGCGCCAACGGCGCGGGGAAGAGCACCATTCTGAAGACAGTCTCGGGCCTTTTGCGCAGCCGCACCGGGTCCATCACCTTCCAGGGGCAGAATTTAGCCGCCGTACCCGCCCATAAGATGGTGTACCAGGGCATGGCCCACGTGCCGGAGGGACGGCGCATCTTCCTCCAGATGACGGTAGAGGAGAATCTGGAGATGGGGGGCTTTTCCCGTGCGGGCAGCGAGATTGACTCCGGGCTGGAGAAGGTGTACGCCCAGTTTCCCCGCCTGAAGGAGCGGCGCAAGCAGGTAGCGGGCACCCTGTCCGGCGGCGAACAGCAGATGCTGGCCATGGGGAGGGCCCTCATGTCCTCCCCCAAGCTCCTCATGCTGGATGAGCCCTCCATGGGCCTAGCCCCTATTTTGGTCGAGCAAATTTTTGACATCATCCAGGAGCTGCACCTCAACGGCGTCACCATCCTGCTGGTGGAGCAGAATGCGCAGATGGCCCTGTCCGTGGCTGATCGGGGATACGTGCTGGAAACCGGGCGCATCAAAAAGTCTGGGCCGGGGAGGGCGCTCCTCGCTGACGAGGACGTGAAGAAGGCCTATCTGGGCGGATAA
- a CDS encoding CinA-like protein: MSYTAELIAVGTELLLGNIANTDAQMLSKGLSALGINVYYHTVVGDNPDRLRTAVEVAKTRADIIITTGGLGPTCDDLTKNVLADCFGKRLVYDKDSAQRIRDYFGRLHRDRAMTENNLQQAWLPEGCTIFPNDWGTAPGCAFEADGIHVIMLPGPPGECAPMFRYRAVPYLEALSDGVILSCSLRIFGMGESAVEDKLRDRMNSMRNPTLAPYAKTGEVELRITAKSITEGAALALIAPVEKELRAMFGPLVYGVDVGSLEEVVLNELKQRRLSIGTAESLTGGLAAKRLTDVPGASAAFKGAIVSYTNEVKETALGVSGSLLWEKGAVCPEVASAMAEGARKALRCDVALSFTGVAGPDNDEKDNPVGLVYVGLATADGVRVRELHLGGDRDRIRTTAASHGFDMARRWLAGLPDKDE; the protein is encoded by the coding sequence ATGTCCTACACCGCTGAACTCATCGCCGTGGGCACCGAACTCCTCTTAGGCAACATCGCCAACACCGACGCGCAGATGCTCTCCAAGGGCCTCTCTGCCCTGGGCATCAACGTCTACTATCACACCGTGGTGGGGGATAACCCCGACCGGCTCCGCACGGCGGTGGAGGTGGCCAAGACCAGGGCCGATATCATCATCACCACCGGAGGCTTAGGTCCGACCTGCGACGACCTCACCAAAAACGTCCTGGCCGACTGTTTTGGCAAGCGCCTGGTCTACGACAAGGACTCGGCCCAGCGCATCCGGGACTACTTCGGCCGTCTCCACCGGGACCGGGCGATGACCGAAAATAACCTCCAGCAGGCCTGGCTCCCCGAGGGATGCACGATCTTCCCCAACGATTGGGGTACCGCCCCTGGCTGCGCATTCGAGGCAGACGGCATCCACGTCATCATGCTGCCCGGTCCTCCGGGGGAGTGTGCCCCCATGTTTCGCTACCGGGCAGTTCCCTACCTGGAGGCTCTTTCCGACGGGGTTATCCTCTCCTGTAGTCTGCGCATCTTCGGCATGGGTGAATCGGCGGTGGAGGACAAGCTCCGTGACAGGATGAATTCCATGCGCAACCCCACCCTGGCGCCCTATGCCAAAACGGGGGAAGTGGAGCTGCGCATCACCGCCAAGAGCATCACTGAGGGGGCCGCTCTGGCCCTCATTGCTCCGGTGGAAAAGGAGCTGCGGGCTATGTTCGGCCCCTTGGTATACGGGGTAGACGTGGGCTCCCTGGAGGAAGTGGTGCTTAATGAGCTCAAGCAGCGCCGCTTAAGTATCGGCACTGCCGAGAGCCTCACCGGCGGCCTGGCCGCCAAACGCCTGACCGACGTGCCCGGGGCCTCCGCCGCCTTCAAGGGGGCGATCGTAAGCTACACCAACGAGGTCAAGGAGACCGCTCTGGGCGTCTCCGGCAGCCTCCTGTGGGAGAAGGGTGCGGTCTGCCCCGAGGTGGCCTCCGCCATGGCTGAGGGGGCCCGCAAGGCCCTGCGGTGCGATGTGGCCCTCTCCTTCACCGGTGTGGCGGGCCCTGATAACGACGAGAAGGATAACCCCGTGGGCCTGGTGTATGTGGGCCTTGCCACAGCGGACGGCGTCCGCGTACGGGAGCTCCACCTGGGTGGTGACCGGGACCGCATCCGCACCACCGCCGCCAGCCATGGGTTTGACATGGCCCGCCGCTGGCTTGCCGGCCTGCCGGACAAGGACGAGTAG